One window of Sphingobacteriales bacterium genomic DNA carries:
- a CDS encoding penicillin acylase family protein, translating to MSLLFDVLGAAGKIGLTGLSKRSLPKTQGKIELKGLQSEVEIIRDAWGIPHIYAQNLPDLAFAQGFTHAQDRFWQMELSRRAATGTLSELFGKIALPTDIASRTFGFNRLGKNDRDALPENITDLLRAYVDGVNAYLTNHKNRISVEFSLLRHEPGLWTLEDTFAFSRLMSWQLSHAWQGELIRAKLTDLAGKELAAELDIQYPHGNPDILQTAASVNLLGNAVLNGTDNPLLQQNNGSNSWAISGGRTQSGLPLLANDPHLHLGTPAIWYENHLHCPELHATGVTIAGLPLVLIGHNEHIAWGITLAYTDCEDLYIEKFTDPQTGRYQYKDSTEQAQIIEESIKVKGQKEPFVEKVFITRHGPVISEVIDYPQHRIALQSMALLPKQPLFRAWWQLNRAKNYNDFIEALSFMSAPQLNIVFADTKGNIGYCTTGKVPVRQQGDGKLPAPGWTGTHEWTDTVPFMHMPHALNPDKGFIITANNRIVSGDYPYFLGDVWMNGYRANRLEALISQKNPIGLLDCMAMQTDVYCIPGKAVAEIFKAHLAVAENLPVRYRRIWYLLADWDGYLTAHTVGGTIYELVRKFAVQILLKESLGQNFLDTFTGKGFDPVLKNFSEYMGHDISALIRILNSPDSLWLKNAGGKPALLQRSLTMAANWLTDRIGKHPEQWEWGKLHKFVAPHALGIKKPLDKIFNPKPVPMGGDGDTPLQAGTPDNEIPNSHLVSASYRQVIDLSDFGRSLAVIPTGQSGHLSSPHYKDQTDLWLKGQLRPMLWDREQVLAYSREQLMLRPD from the coding sequence ATGTCGCTCTTGTTCGATGTATTAGGTGCCGCCGGAAAAATCGGGCTGACCGGATTAAGCAAACGAAGCCTGCCCAAAACGCAAGGTAAAATCGAGTTGAAGGGTTTGCAGTCAGAAGTAGAAATTATCCGCGATGCCTGGGGCATCCCGCATATCTATGCTCAAAATCTGCCCGATTTGGCGTTTGCGCAAGGGTTTACCCATGCCCAAGACCGTTTCTGGCAAATGGAGCTAAGTCGCCGTGCCGCCACAGGAACGCTGAGCGAGTTGTTTGGTAAAATAGCCCTGCCGACCGATATAGCAAGCCGGACTTTTGGGTTTAACCGGTTGGGAAAGAATGACCGGGATGCATTGCCGGAAAATATAACAGACCTTCTTCGTGCTTATGTGGATGGGGTAAACGCTTATCTGACCAACCACAAAAATCGAATATCGGTAGAATTTAGCTTGCTGCGGCACGAACCCGGGTTATGGACACTGGAGGACACCTTTGCCTTCAGCCGCCTGATGAGCTGGCAACTCTCCCATGCCTGGCAGGGCGAACTTATCCGCGCAAAACTGACAGACCTGGCAGGCAAAGAACTTGCCGCAGAATTAGATATCCAGTATCCACACGGAAACCCCGATATATTACAAACGGCAGCCTCGGTCAACCTGTTGGGAAATGCAGTGCTGAACGGAACCGACAACCCCCTGTTGCAGCAAAACAACGGCAGCAATTCCTGGGCTATTTCGGGCGGACGCACACAATCAGGGCTGCCTTTATTGGCAAACGACCCGCATCTTCACCTCGGAACTCCCGCTATCTGGTACGAAAACCACCTGCACTGCCCCGAACTGCACGCCACCGGCGTAACAATTGCAGGACTTCCCCTCGTTCTGATTGGGCATAACGAGCATATTGCCTGGGGCATTACCCTCGCCTACACCGATTGCGAAGATTTATACATCGAAAAATTTACTGACCCTCAAACAGGACGGTATCAATACAAAGACTCCACCGAACAGGCGCAGATCATTGAAGAGTCAATCAAGGTGAAAGGACAAAAAGAACCGTTTGTCGAAAAAGTATTCATCACCCGTCATGGGCCGGTGATTTCGGAAGTAATAGATTACCCGCAACACCGGATTGCCCTTCAATCTATGGCATTATTGCCAAAGCAGCCCTTGTTCCGGGCATGGTGGCAACTCAACCGGGCTAAAAATTACAATGATTTTATTGAAGCCCTTAGTTTTATGAGTGCGCCTCAATTGAACATCGTTTTTGCCGATACCAAAGGCAATATCGGCTATTGCACGACCGGAAAAGTACCCGTCAGGCAGCAGGGGGACGGCAAACTACCTGCTCCCGGATGGACAGGAACCCACGAATGGACTGATACCGTTCCGTTTATGCACATGCCCCATGCCCTGAACCCCGATAAGGGATTTATTATCACGGCAAACAACCGCATCGTTTCCGGTGATTATCCCTATTTTCTGGGCGATGTGTGGATGAACGGTTATCGTGCCAACCGGCTCGAAGCCCTGATTTCCCAAAAGAACCCGATCGGATTGCTGGACTGCATGGCCATGCAAACCGATGTCTATTGCATTCCGGGCAAGGCGGTGGCCGAAATATTTAAAGCGCATCTTGCAGTTGCCGAAAACCTGCCGGTTCGCTACCGCCGGATTTGGTACCTGCTTGCCGATTGGGACGGCTATCTGACGGCCCATACTGTTGGCGGCACGATCTATGAGCTGGTGCGCAAGTTTGCCGTTCAAATTCTTCTCAAAGAATCGTTAGGTCAAAATTTTTTAGACACCTTTACCGGTAAAGGATTTGACCCGGTGCTGAAAAACTTCAGCGAATACATGGGGCACGATATCAGTGCTCTGATACGGATTTTGAACAGTCCCGACAGTTTATGGCTGAAAAATGCCGGCGGAAAACCGGCCTTGTTGCAACGAAGCCTGACCATGGCTGCCAACTGGCTGACCGATCGCATCGGCAAGCATCCCGAACAGTGGGAGTGGGGTAAACTCCATAAATTTGTTGCACCTCATGCCCTTGGAATCAAAAAACCCCTGGATAAAATATTCAACCCAAAACCCGTACCAATGGGAGGAGACGGCGATACCCCCCTGCAGGCAGGAACTCCCGACAACGAAATTCCCAACTCGCACCTCGTGAGTGCCTCCTACAGGCAGGTAATTGACCTGAGCGACTTCGGACGTTCTTTGGCAGTTATTCCAACCGGACAATCGGGACATCTGAGCAGCCCCCACTACAAAGA
- a CDS encoding IS630 family transposase, with the protein MSVPPCYDSINLYFQDESRFGLHTRHGRGLTAKGIQPVCNFQQVFQYTYLFGAFSPVTGDQFQLEMPCCSANTFQVFLHEFSLQTPAEYKIIVLDNGAFHKAKKLKIPENIFLVFLPPYSPELNPAEKIWHHIKRKFTNKHFTSLELISNFFTETINNITPDMVKSICSYQYICLNTFWAV; encoded by the coding sequence TTGTCTGTTCCGCCATGCTATGACAGCATAAATTTATACTTTCAGGACGAGAGCCGCTTTGGTCTGCATACCAGGCACGGGAGGGGATTGACCGCCAAAGGCATACAGCCGGTTTGCAATTTTCAGCAGGTGTTTCAATACACTTATCTTTTCGGAGCATTTTCTCCCGTAACCGGGGATCAGTTTCAGTTGGAAATGCCTTGTTGCAGTGCAAATACCTTTCAGGTGTTTCTCCATGAATTTTCCCTTCAAACTCCTGCTGAATACAAAATCATTGTTTTAGACAACGGGGCTTTCCACAAGGCAAAAAAGCTCAAAATACCCGAAAATATTTTTCTTGTCTTTCTGCCTCCTTACAGTCCCGAACTCAATCCAGCTGAAAAAATATGGCACCACATCAAAAGAAAGTTCACCAACAAACACTTCACAAGCCTTGAACTAATCAGCAACTTCTTTACTGAAACAATAAATAACATTACACCGGATATGGTAAAATCTATCTGTAGTTACCAATATATCTGCTTAAATACCTTTTGGGCTGTTTAA
- a CDS encoding right-handed parallel beta-helix repeat-containing protein, with the protein MKAILSISCKSSSINTLIMLFCLIIYSLGASATVRYVKPINSGAADGSSWANANSDIQAMINASAPGDSVWVAAGVYKPNSCPPNCLECDNPRFYTFYIKDGVSLFGNFIGNETDINQRDFNGNTTLLKGDFNDDDVLIDSTFYKIINGNDENAYHVILVSDTSAGNLPVTIDGFNISGGNANEYFSYLVSGMTISTLEGGGIYINNEWINITNCFFYYNSAFFGGGILSNSQNTVVNNNIFANNIALSSGGGLATYNNYSTISNNSFIGNFASRRGGGVHSFLSEFNLLNNVFNGNTTAMQGGGIFFWGGTNSVSYNTVTNNYAAFSGGGSFDQSSTNTYSNNIIANNTAGQNGGALFINLSSNTVVNNVIYKNSTSSFGGGIYSTNSLNTITNNTISQNTANSGGGAICVDSGTNDIINNIIWQNEQDMEANVSGADLFINISTNTFKNNILQLDSSLYIGTNFSLGANASGNLFAQNPEFLSDSNLTGEDILYYTQDDGLRLKTNSPALNAGTTENAPETDILGTTRDSQPDIGAYEHGVFVGIHPNPNHKPTASLNAYPNPATDAITFTFTTPTTDNTSLILYAIDGKNKVSLYKGTTQANETNTVIVYTNNYTPGIYCAALRCSTGLVEHRTIIIK; encoded by the coding sequence ATGAAAGCAATCCTATCTATTTCATGCAAATCCTCATCAATCAACACCCTAATCATGCTGTTTTGCCTAATAATTTACTCGCTGGGAGCAAGCGCAACGGTGCGGTATGTAAAACCAATTAATTCGGGCGCAGCCGACGGCAGCAGTTGGGCAAATGCTAATTCAGACATTCAAGCCATGATCAACGCTTCCGCCCCCGGCGACAGCGTTTGGGTGGCGGCGGGCGTGTACAAGCCCAATTCCTGCCCGCCCAATTGCCTTGAATGTGACAATCCTCGATTTTATACCTTTTATATAAAAGACGGAGTTAGCTTGTTTGGCAATTTTATCGGCAACGAAACAGACATCAATCAACGCGACTTTAATGGTAATACCACTTTGTTAAAAGGAGATTTTAATGACGATGATGTCTTGATTGATAGCACTTTTTACAAGATAATTAACGGTAATGACGAAAATGCTTACCATGTAATATTGGTTTCCGATACAAGTGCCGGCAATTTACCGGTAACAATTGATGGGTTTAACATCAGTGGTGGAAATGCAAATGAATATTTTAGTTATCTTGTAAGCGGTATGACTATTTCAACTTTAGAAGGAGGCGGCATTTATATCAATAATGAATGGATCAACATAACAAATTGCTTTTTTTATTATAATTCTGCATTTTTTGGAGGAGGAATATTAAGCAATTCTCAAAATACAGTTGTTAATAACAATATCTTTGCTAACAATATAGCATTATCGAGTGGAGGAGGCCTTGCCACCTACAATAATTATAGCACTATATCAAACAACAGTTTTATTGGAAACTTTGCGAGTCGGCGTGGCGGAGGTGTTCATAGTTTCTTATCTGAATTCAATCTACTAAACAACGTATTTAATGGAAATACAACCGCAATGCAAGGGGGTGGTATATTTTTTTGGGGTGGAACAAATTCCGTTTCTTATAATACTGTAACAAACAACTATGCAGCATTCTCCGGTGGTGGCAGTTTCGACCAAAGTAGCACAAATACATACAGCAACAATATCATAGCGAACAATACAGCCGGGCAAAATGGTGGTGCTTTATTTATAAATTTGAGTTCAAACACGGTCGTAAACAACGTTATTTATAAAAACAGTACAAGCTCTTTTGGAGGTGGAATATATAGCACCAATAGTTTGAACACTATAACAAACAATACGATTAGTCAAAATACTGCGAACAGCGGAGGAGGTGCAATATGTGTTGATTCAGGGACAAACGACATAATCAACAATATAATTTGGCAAAATGAACAAGATATGGAAGCAAATGTATCAGGTGCAGACTTATTTATAAACATCAGTACAAACACTTTTAAAAACAATATCCTTCAGTTAGACAGTTCGCTCTACATAGGCACAAACTTTAGTCTTGGTGCTAACGCTTCGGGCAATCTGTTTGCTCAAAATCCCGAATTTTTAAGCGACAGTAATCTGACAGGTGAAGACATACTTTATTATACCCAAGACGACGGCTTGCGATTAAAAACAAACAGCCCCGCCCTAAACGCCGGAACAACAGAAAACGCCCCCGAAACCGACATTTTAGGCACAACCCGCGACTCCCAACCCGACATAGGAGCGTATGAACACGGAGTATTTGTAGGCATCCATCCCAACCCCAACCATAAGCCGACCGCCTCGCTCAACGCCTACCCAAATCCCGCAACCGATGCCATTACCTTCACTTTTACCACCCCAACAACCGACAACACTTCCCTAATCCTCTACGCAATAGACGGCAAAAACAAAGTTTCTTTATATAAAGGAACAACTCAAGCCAACGAAACCAACACTGTAATCGTTTATACCAATAACTATACTCCCGGCATCTATTGTGCAGCCCTACGATGCAGCACCGGGCTGGTCGAACATCGGACTATTATCATTAAATAG
- a CDS encoding right-handed parallel beta-helix repeat-containing protein yields MKAIFTTKSKSISINSLIVVLCLMIHSFGINATVRYVKPIASGTADGSSWDNAHSDIQTMINASSAGDSVWVAAGEYKPNSYPANCVGCNDSRHYSFWIKGGIRLFGNFVGTETDITQRDFSGNTTILNGDLNGDDIVSSSFPNLEISGNDENVYHVILVSDINTVAFKVIIDGFTIKNGNSNIPSAYTVNGNMVTMNEGGGIYVQNQQNLTTNCVIINNSALFGGGVNSYAYFTTISNNIIVNNISVMHGGGIHFNNITGQILNNSIIGNLALNRGGAVYSIGVNTEIGYNEIVGNNSGNDGGGLCIRGGTSLVYLNVITDNYAANNGGAIFHELNSITIRKNIIAYNAVGISGGGLYLSFDSKTVENNVIYNNSAEMNGGGLYIDATSNFVTNNTIIENIANNKGGGIYVNAGSNNIRNNIFSDNWLNTEQNVISTDLFLNGGTNTFQNNILQLDSTLYTGTNYNLGATAQGNLFAQDPMFLNNTTPEGEDLIYFTGDDGLRLQTNSPAINAGTLINAPTTDILGTFRDTQPDIGAYEHGVFVGIQPNQNGKPTISLDAFPNPATESITFTFTTPTTDITSLILYAIDGKNKVSLYKGTTQANETNTVIVYTNNYTPGIYCAALRCGTGMVEHRTIIIK; encoded by the coding sequence ATGAAAGCAATCTTTACCACGAAAAGTAAATCAATTTCAATTAACAGCCTGATTGTTGTGTTGTGTTTAATGATACATTCCTTTGGAATAAACGCAACAGTGCGTTATGTAAAACCAATTGCATCGGGCACTGCCGATGGGAGTAGTTGGGACAATGCCCATTCTGACATTCAAACCATGATCAACGCTTCCTCAGCAGGTGACAGCGTTTGGGTGGCAGCAGGGGAATATAAGCCAAATTCATATCCGGCTAATTGTGTCGGATGTAATGACTCACGCCATTATTCTTTTTGGATTAAAGGCGGCATTAGGTTGTTTGGCAATTTTGTAGGCACTGAAACAGACATCACTCAGCGTGATTTTAGTGGCAACACCACTATTTTGAACGGAGACTTGAATGGGGATGATATAGTTAGTAGTAGTTTTCCAAATTTAGAAATTTCCGGTAATGACGAAAATGTTTACCATGTCATATTGGTTTCTGATATAAATACAGTTGCTTTTAAGGTGATAATAGATGGATTTACCATTAAAAATGGAAATTCAAATATTCCGTCTGCTTATACTGTAAATGGAAACATGGTTACAATGAATGAAGGAGGAGGTATTTATGTTCAAAATCAACAGAATCTTACAACCAACTGTGTTATTATCAATAATTCAGCATTATTTGGTGGTGGAGTCAATAGTTATGCTTATTTTACTACTATAAGTAACAATATTATCGTAAACAACATCTCGGTAATGCACGGAGGAGGAATTCATTTTAACAATATTACTGGGCAAATTTTAAATAATAGCATAATTGGAAACTTAGCTTTAAATAGAGGTGGTGCTGTTTATAGTATAGGTGTCAATACTGAAATAGGTTATAATGAAATAGTTGGAAATAATTCCGGAAATGATGGTGGTGGTCTTTGTATAAGAGGAGGTACAAGTTTAGTTTATTTGAATGTGATAACCGATAATTATGCCGCAAATAATGGTGGTGCTATTTTTCACGAACTTAACTCAATCACTATAAGAAAGAATATAATTGCTTATAATGCAGTTGGTATCAGTGGAGGAGGTTTATATTTATCTTTTGATTCAAAAACAGTCGAAAACAATGTTATTTACAATAATAGTGCTGAAATGAATGGCGGAGGATTGTATATTGATGCTACTTCCAACTTTGTTACCAATAATACCATAATTGAGAATATAGCAAACAATAAGGGTGGAGGAATATATGTTAATGCAGGATCAAACAATATAAGAAACAATATATTTAGTGATAATTGGCTAAATACAGAACAAAATGTGATAAGCACAGACCTGTTTTTAAACGGAGGAACAAACACTTTCCAAAACAATATCCTTCAATTAGATAGTACACTTTATACTGGCACAAACTATAATCTTGGTGCAACCGCTCAGGGAAATTTATTTGCACAAGACCCTATGTTTTTAAACAATACCACTCCCGAAGGTGAAGACCTAATATATTTTACCGGAGATGATGGCCTGCGATTGCAAACAAACAGCCCGGCCATAAACGCCGGAACATTAATCAATGCTCCCACAACGGACATTTTAGGAACATTTCGCGACACTCAACCGGACATAGGAGCGTATGAACACGGAGTATTTGTAGGCATCCAACCCAACCAGAATGGAAAGCCAACTATCTCCTTAGACGCTTTTCCAAACCCCGCAACCGAGTCCATCACCTTCACCTTCACCACCCCAACAACTGACATCACCTCCCTAATCCTCTACGCAATAGACGGCAAAAACAAAGTTTCTTTATATAAAGGAACAACCCAAGCCAACGAAACCAACACTGTAATCGTTTATACCAATAACTATACCCCCGGCATCTATTGCGCAGCCCTACGATGCGGTACCGGAATGGTCGAACATCGAACTATAATCATTAAATAG
- a CDS encoding UDP-N-acetylmuramoyl-tripeptide--D-alanyl-D-alanine ligase yields the protein MTTTEQLYTAFLKCSGISIDSRTVEPGNLFFALKGGNTDGNAFADNALQSGARYVVIDRPEFDKQNGQYLLVPDALTALQDLALHHRKQLRIPVIAITGSNGKTTTKELVSAVLSTAYRTLATKGNLNNHIGVPLTLLSITPQTQIAVIEMGANRQGDINQLCSFALPNFGLITNIGKAHLEGFGGVEGVIKGKGELFEYLEGAEGRAFVNLNDSNVADLAYYLQKVTTYGSAKRAKVYAESLGCRPFLQIRWHLPKSLSQEMDTPYLDINTHLTGTYNTDNVLAAIAVGLHFKVEPLDIVNAIASYIPQNNRSQIMQKGSNTLILDAYNANPTSMTHALMNFEDMPAQHKVAIVGDMLEMGEFSEAEHLRMVNLLQTLSFKQVVLIGPQFGKVIGKSNFLHFNTAQEAKEWFQTQHFEQTHILLKGSRGMALEKILE from the coding sequence ATGACGACAACCGAACAACTATATACCGCCTTTTTAAAATGTAGTGGTATTTCCATAGATAGCCGTACTGTTGAACCGGGCAACCTGTTTTTTGCGCTGAAAGGCGGAAATACGGATGGCAATGCCTTTGCCGATAACGCTTTGCAATCGGGTGCGCGATATGTGGTCATTGACCGTCCCGAATTCGACAAACAAAACGGTCAATATCTGTTAGTGCCCGATGCCCTGACTGCCCTGCAAGACTTGGCCTTGCACCACCGCAAGCAACTCCGGATTCCGGTTATCGCCATTACCGGCAGTAACGGAAAAACCACCACCAAAGAATTGGTCTCCGCCGTGTTGAGCACCGCCTACCGAACTTTGGCCACTAAAGGAAATCTCAACAATCATATCGGCGTGCCGTTAACCCTGCTCTCCATAACTCCTCAAACACAAATTGCCGTGATCGAAATGGGAGCAAACCGGCAAGGCGACATCAATCAGCTTTGCAGTTTTGCCCTTCCCAATTTCGGGTTGATTACCAATATAGGCAAAGCGCACTTAGAAGGATTTGGCGGAGTAGAAGGGGTCATAAAAGGCAAAGGTGAACTGTTTGAATATTTGGAAGGCGCAGAAGGACGGGCCTTTGTCAACCTGAACGACTCCAATGTGGCAGACTTGGCTTATTACCTGCAAAAAGTAACCACTTACGGCAGTGCCAAACGCGCAAAAGTGTATGCCGAGTCGCTGGGTTGTCGTCCGTTTTTGCAAATACGTTGGCATTTGCCCAAATCGTTGAGCCAAGAGATGGACACCCCCTATTTAGACATCAACACCCACCTGACCGGAACCTACAATACCGATAATGTTTTGGCTGCTATTGCTGTAGGGTTGCATTTTAAAGTAGAACCGCTCGATATAGTCAACGCCATCGCCTCTTATATCCCGCAAAACAACCGTTCGCAAATTATGCAAAAAGGCAGCAACACCCTCATTTTAGATGCTTACAATGCCAACCCGACAAGCATGACTCATGCCCTGATGAATTTTGAAGACATGCCGGCACAACACAAAGTGGCCATAGTAGGCGATATGTTGGAAATGGGGGAGTTTAGCGAGGCGGAACATCTTCGCATGGTCAATTTACTGCAAACACTGTCTTTTAAACAAGTCGTTCTGATAGGCCCCCAATTTGGCAAAGTCATTGGCAAGAGCAACTTTTTGCATTTTAACACCGCCCAAGAAGCCAAAGAATGGTTTCAGACTCAACATTTTGAGCAAACCCATATTCTCCTCAAAGGCTCAAGGGGAATGGCGTTGGAAAAGATATTGGAGTAG
- a CDS encoding NUDIX domain-containing protein has product MSRTFPFNVRVYGLLVNENREVLICDEDIDLWHITKFPGGGLEFGEGLSDALVREFKEETNADIEIERHFYTTDFFVPSAIDDLTQVISVFYLVRPTGHFVLPPKTIQNDGRVIIQFRWVSIETLTPDEVTYPIEKKVVELLKDNFI; this is encoded by the coding sequence ATGTCAAGAACCTTTCCGTTTAATGTGCGGGTATATGGATTGTTAGTCAACGAAAATCGGGAAGTGCTGATTTGCGACGAAGATATTGACCTTTGGCATATCACCAAATTTCCGGGAGGAGGGCTTGAGTTTGGAGAAGGACTTAGTGATGCTCTTGTTCGCGAATTTAAAGAAGAAACCAACGCAGACATCGAAATTGAACGGCATTTTTACACCACCGACTTTTTTGTACCCTCGGCCATTGACGACCTCACTCAGGTCATTAGTGTTTTTTATCTGGTTCGGCCAACGGGACATTTTGTACTGCCCCCTAAAACCATTCAAAACGATGGTAGGGTCATAATACAGTTCAGATGGGTGTCAATCGAAACGCTGACTCCCGATGAAGTAACCTATCCCATCGAAAAAAAAGTGGTGGAGCTGTTAAAGGACAACTTTATTTAG